A genome region from Arachis duranensis cultivar V14167 chromosome 6, aradu.V14167.gnm2.J7QH, whole genome shotgun sequence includes the following:
- the LOC107495839 gene encoding uncharacterized protein LOC107495839 → MTVSSLLSMAATASAAALTMLIYKACRKSFLQRPDKGDLSTLGPQCEPECNPCGKILFFSRIGTSKALAQHLRYMLASNGVTLELVDTVDYEPEDLPKENLVLIVASTAEHWNRSPPQPPISTKDTSLRLAEEDFARWLKEKVSNFEGEVFAVKACTFSAFGVVGRVSEDGKNLMAKAANHIRDLGHATQFNPDFDFDNWWQRAVGVLKGAVLEDTVAVGKCQQSEPDRFYVFVENVEGVGSSTTFTRKMLTVTEADLMKNGCVDLEEAGPVTPLAKGIKIDSSLSQSLEFCSVGGVLYFVPGRLMGGIPKEYGVIMDLHYPKKFWCLKYDGSTWIWKLLGNTFISRNRALVVPYDGKLLIFGGGWIEIYDPKSDYWDRREVPYNALIQGSMDPESYFLWEDKSTKHHKTLIFLYRFSKLGGRSIVSYDVEANRWKPIECQFPKIRRDVFCTTKLVLLGSSDYLLVVEELASNWYVYDLSRRMVMADLHIDGLDDTWRVLHVFCCHHNQKEKESLIYMFMQQNESGLHDLVHYARVKLKTDSLFSVKVESKGYFKVGPYTKLYMFAVGDEDIEGKNAA, encoded by the exons ATGACGGTATCCTCTCTCTTATCCATGGCGGCCACCGCCTCAGCCGCTGCCCTAACCATGTTAATATACAAGGCTTGCCGCAAGAGCTTCCTTCAACGCCCCGACAAAGGGGACCTTTCAACGCTCGGTCCACAATGCGAACCCGAATGCAATCCATGTGGCAAGATCCTATTCTTTTCCCGAATCGGAACGTCAAAAGCTCTGGCGCAGCACCTCCGCTATATGTTAGCCTCAAACGGTGTTACTTTAGAGCTCGTAGATACGGTTGATTACGAGCCCGAAGACCTACCTAAGGAGAACCTCGTCCTCATTGTTGCTTCAACTGCGGAACATTGGAACCGATCTCCGCCACAACCGCCTATCAGCACGAAAGATACCTCCCTACGTCTTGCAGAAGAGGACTTCGCCAGGTGGCTCAAGGAGAAAGTGAGTAACTTTGAGGGTGAAGTGTTTGCTGTGAAGGCTTGCACTTTCAGTGCGTTTGGTGTGGTCGGTAGGGTTTCCGAAGATGGCAAGAATTTGATGGCTAAGGCCGCCAATCACATTAGGGATTTGGGTCACGCCACTCAATTCAAccctgattttgattttgacaacTGGTGGCAAAGGGCTGTCGGGGTTTTGAAAGGTGCAGTTTTGGAAGATACAGTTGCTGTTGGCAAGTGCCAGCAATCTGAACCTGATCGCTTTTATGTTTTTGTGGAAAATGTTGAGGGTGTGGGTTCTTCTACTACCTTCACCCGCAAGATGTTAACTGTCACTGAGGCGGACTTGATGAAGAATGGCTGTGTTGATCTTGAAGAAGCAGGTCCTGTTACTCCTCTTGCCAAAGGTATAAAAATTGATTCCTCGCTATCACAGTCCCTAGAATTCTGTTCCGTTGGTGGTGTCTTGTACTTCGTCCCTGGTAGGTTGATGGGTGGTATTCCAAAAGAATATGGGGTGATCATGGACCTACATTACCCCAAAAAATTCTGGTGCCTCAAATACGATGGTTCTACTTGGATTTGGAAATTATTGGGTAACACGTTCATCAGTCGTAATAGAGCTTTAGTAGTCCCATATGATGGCAAGTTGTTAATCTTTGGGGGTGGTTGGATTGAGATCTATGACCCAAAATCAGATTACTGGGATAGAAGGGAAGTACCTTATAACGCCTTGATTCAAGGTTCTATGGATCCTGAATCTTACTTTTTGTGGGAGGACAAGAGCACCAAGCATCATAAGACCCTCATTTTCTTGTATCGTTTTAGTAAGTTGGGAGGACGATCGATTGTGTCATATGATGTTGAAGCAAACAGATGGAAACCCATTGAGTGCCAATTTCCGAAAATTCGTCGTGATGTGTTCTGTACTACAAAACTTGTTCTTTTGGGATCTAGTGATTATCTCCTAGTTGTTGAGGAGCTAGCCTCTAATTGGTATGTGTACGACTTGTCTAGGAGGATGGTTATGGCAGATCTGCATATAGATGGTCTGGACGATACTTGGCGGGTGTTGCATGTTTTCTGTTGTCATCACAaccagaaagaaaaagaaagtctGATTTATATGTTCATGCAACAGAATGAATCTGGGCTTCATGACCTTGTTCATTATGCCAGAGTCAAGCTCAAAACGGATAGTCTTTTTTCTGTCAAGGTTGAATCCAAGGGTTATTTTAAAGTTGGTCCCTATACCAAACTCTATAT GTTTGCTGTTGGAGACGAAGACATTGAAGGGAAGAATGCAGcttag
- the LOC110273082 gene encoding LEAF RUST 10 DISEASE-RESISTANCE LOCUS RECEPTOR-LIKE PROTEIN KINASE-like 2.2, producing MTLAFLEGNPSVNKCKDNFVLTVLNKGRKAFSISYFCCFLLHFLLTITVTCAADHSKTCAPSSCGKVTDIRHPFRRKDDPENCGDRRYELTCENNVTVLALFPGKNYHVESINYNNFTIRLVDPSMDSSEDHNCSTLPRYSITRTNFSNTETEPYVYEARQVRETLLKNGGMVRETLQSFEHVVFLKCRNPVRDDPRHVDTAPCIKEGGNNVYAVVGGLPVVELRDDCDVKLVAASSLLSVSMNQNFSYADIRRMLAYGFEVSWIPGACEYQCGQNNRVCVIDGIFQSLKCNYTGVCFTPLLKNYCGLRKVVGKDSTGDYFYQIIKTDVFRKCILKMGVFTGWFMVPYMVVKFILSLAFFLVLLIYSYQRRHASICDNIEEFLQGNKLIPIRYSYKEIKKMARGFKEKLGEGGFGSVHKGKLRSGPFVAIKMLGKAKGNGQDFISEVATIGRIHHANVVRLIGFCVEGSKRALVYEFMPNGSLDKFIFSKVDNVSLTYQKLFEISLGVARGIAYLHEGCDMQILHFDIKPHNILLDENFIPKVSDFGLAKLYPLDNSIVTLTAARGTIGYMAPELFYQNIGAVSYKADVYSFGMLLMEMASQRRNSNPNAEHSSQFYFPFWIYDQLAKKSDEIEIEILMDEETNKLAKKMFITALWCIQLKPSDRPSMNKVVKMLEGDVASIEMPPRPSYYPNDMIHKDSEINSGVTTSNDSSSCSDFEEEITTNPMWKCFG from the exons ATGACATTAGCATTTCTAGAAGGGAATCCCAGCGTTAACAAGTGCAAAGACAATTTTGTCCTCACAGTTCTCAACAAA GGAAGGAAAGCCTTCTCCATCTCCTACTTCTGCTGCTTCCTCTTACACTTTCTTCTAACAATTACAGTTACTTGTGCCGCAGATCATAGCAAAACATGTGCCCCATCTTCGTGCGGCAAAGTCACCGACATAAGGCATCCTTTCCGGCGAAAGGATGACCCAGAAAACTGCGGCGATCGGAGGTACGAGCTGACTTGCGAGAATAACGTCACCGTGCTAGCTTTGTTCCCGGGGAAAAACTACCATGTTGAATCAATAAACTACAATAACTTCACAATCCGACTCGTAGATCCTTCCATGGACTCATCAGAGGATCATAATTGTTCCACCCTTCCTCGCTACTCCATAACCCGTACCAATTTCAGCAACACAGAAACAGAACCATATGTATATGAAGCCCGTCAAGTACGAGAGACCTTGCTTAAGAATGGGGGCATGGTAAGGGAAACTTTACAATCATTCGAGCACGTGGTTTTCTTGAAATGCAGAAATCCGGTGAGGGACGATCCACGACACGTGGACACTGCTCCTTGCATCAAAGAAGGCGGCAATAATGTTTATGCTGTTGTTGGAGGGTTGCCGGTGGTTGAATTAAGAGATGATTGCGATGTGAAGCTGGTTGCTGCCTCATCATTATTATCGGTTAGCATGAATCAAAACTTTTCATACGCTGATATTCGTAGGATGCTTGCTTACGGATTTGAAGTTTCCTGGATACCTGGTGCTTGTGAATATCAGTGTGGGCAGAATAACAGAGTTTGCGTAATCGATGGAATCTTTCAAAGTCTCAAATGTAACTACACCGGAGTCTGTTTCACTCCACTGCTGAAAAACTATTGTG GACTTCGCAAAGTAGTAGGAAAAGATAGTACTGGTGATTACTTCTATCAAATCATTAAAACGGATGTATTCAGAAAATGTATTTTGAAGATGGGAGTATTCACAGGATGGTTTATGGTGCCATACATGGTCGTCAAATTCATATTGAGTCTCGCATTTTTCTTGGTATTGTTGATCTACTCATACCAAAGAAGACATGCATCAATTTGTGATAACATTGAGGAATTTTTGCAAGGGAACAAACTCATTCCAATAAGGTATTCatataaagagataaaaaagatGGCAAGAGGTTTTAAGGAAAAGTTGGGAGAAGGAGGATTCGGCTCCGTGCACAAGGGAAAACTACGAAGTGGACCCTTTGTAGCCATAAAAATGTTGGGTAAAGCCAAAGGTAATGGTCAAGATTTCATCAGTGAAGTTGCTACAATTGGTAGAATACATCATGCTAATGTAGTAAGGTTGATTGGATTCTGCGTAGAGGGTTCAAAACGCGCTCTTGTATATGAATTTATGCCAAATGGTTCTCTAGATAAGTTTATCTTCTCCAAAGTGGATAATGTATCATTAACATACCAGAAACTTTTTGAAATATCTCTTGGCGTGGCTCGTGGCATAGCTTATCTACACGAAGGTTGTGACATGCAGATTTTGCATTTTGATATCAAGCCTCACAACATTCTTCTAGACGAGAACTTCATTCCTAAGGTGTCAGACTTTGGTCTTGCAAAACTTTATCCTCTTGATAACAGTATTGTAACTTTGACAGCAGCAAGAGGAACCATTGGTTACATGGCCCCGGAATTATTCTACCAAAATATTGGAGCAGTATCTTATAAGGCCGATGTCTATAGTTTTGGAATGCTTTTGATGGAAATGGCAAGTCAAAGAAGAAATTCAAACCCAAACGCAGAGCATTCAAGCCAATTTTACTTTCCATTTTGGATATACGATCAATTGGCTAAGAAAAGTGATGAGATAGAGATAGAAATTTTGATGGATGAAGAAACGAACAAACTAGCAAAAAAGATGTTCATAACTGCACTATGGTGTATACAATTGAAGCCAAGTGATCGTCCTTCAATGAATAAAGTGGTGAAAATGTTAGAAGGGGATGTTGCAAGCATTGAAATGCCTCCGAGACCTTCATATTATCCAAATGATATGATTCACAAAGATTCTGAGATTAATTCAGGAGTAACTACTTCAAATGATTCTTCTAGTTGTTCAGATTTTGAGGAGGAAATTACAACCAATCCTATGTGGAAGTGCTTTGGTTGA
- the LOC110273083 gene encoding rust resistance kinase Lr10-like: protein MTIPVALLLLLLLVNLNLGNCGDHHPVQCPVRLYCKENNILGIHYTTGILELPGFPSSVKLTVRHVNYTSKTLEIFDPKHCLPELFLRLNYSSFYPFRSIKQSLDFDSDLAEPPEPTNVTFFNCSSRDQPHRRRPSDSDEQDRISLTDEQDALSCPIYVAEDYDDVIDSNLLPCTKLFHRVMPVSATRIRSNSMVLVWNETTHNGHGCFVGCNVSNEVPEFETPNAGKLKEGKDYESIILLITVIGGVFFVSTLLGALYHIYGYYRNKGEDQQRVETFLKDYEALNPTRFSYADIKRITKKFKDKLGEGAHGSVYKGKLSNQILVAVKILNNVDRDGKEFINEVGTMAKIHHVNVVRLLGYCADGSHRALVYHFFPNGNLQSFIASSSNKENFLGWIKLHQIALGIARGIEYLHQGCDQRILHFDINPYNVLLDDNFTPKISDFGLAKLCSKNRSTVSMTAARGTLGYMAPEVFSRNFGNVSYKSDIYSYGMLLLEMVGGRKNTNMSQETFQVLYPNWIHNLLEGDDTYIPIDDDGDFKIAKKLAIVGLWCIQWHPVHRPSMKNVVQMLEAEEDKLKVPPNPFESTAATSSSAIIPARFLNLELEVIPETE from the exons ATGACGATACCGGTGGCattgcttctgcttctgcttcttgtGAATCTGAATCTTGGGAATTGCGGTGATCACCATCCGGTTCAGTGTCCGGTCCGTCTGTACTGTAAAGAAAACAATATACTTGGTATTCATTACACAACCGGTATTCTTGAGCTGCCTGGCTTTCCATCCTCAGTAAAACTCACAGTCCGTCACGTTAATTACACATCAAAAACTTTAGAAATATTTGATCCCAAACACTGTTTACCAGAACTCTTTCTCAGACTCAACTACTCATCGTTTTATCCTTTCCGATCCATTAAACAATCACTTGATTTCGATAGTGATTTGGCAGAACCTCCTGAGCCAACCAACGTTACTTTCTTTAATTGTTCTTCAAGAGACCAACCGCACCGCCGGAGACCCTCCGACTCCGACGAACAAGATAGGATATCTCTCACAGACGAACAAGACGCGCTATCTTGTCCGATTTATGTGGCTGAAGATTACGACGATGTCATCGACTCAAACCTGCTACCCTGCACAAAACTTTTTCATCGGGTTATGCCAGTATCCGCAACTAGGATACGGAGTAATTCAATGGTCTTGGTATGGAATGAAACAACGCACAATGGCCATGGATGTTTTGTTGGTTGCAACGTATCCAACGAAGTACCTGAATTTGAGACTCCTAATGCAGGGAAGCTTAAAGAAGGGAAGGACTACGAATCCATTATTTTACTCATCACAGTCATAG GTGGAGTTTTCTTTGTGTCAACGCTTCTCGGTGCATTATATCATATATATGGCTATTATAGGAACAAAGGGGAAGATCAACAAAGAGTTGAAACTTTTTTGAAGGACTACGAGGCATTAAACCCAACAAGATTCTCTTATGCTGATATCAAGAGAATCACTAAGAAATTCAAGGATAAGTTAGGTGAAGGAGCTCATGGATCAGTCTACAAAGGTAAATTGTCCAATCAAATTCTTGTTGCTGTCAAGATCCTCAATAATGTAGACAGAGATGGGAAAGAATTCATAAATGAAGTGGGAACTATGGCCAAAATCCACCATGTCAATGTGGTTCGCTTGCTTGGCTACTGCGCCGATGGATCTCACCGCGCTTTGGTTTATCACTTCTTCCCCAATGGTAATCTCCAGAGCTTCATCGCTTCGTCCAGCAACAAAGAAAACTTTCTCGGATGGATCAAGTTGCATCAGATTGCTCTCGGCATAGCTAGAGGGATTGAATACCTTCACCAAGGCTGTGATCAAAGAATTCTGCATTTTGATATTAATCCTTACAATGTCTTGTTAGATGACAATTTCACTccaaaaatttcagatttcggTTTGGCTAAGTTATGCTCCAAGAATCGAAGTACTGTATCCATGACTGCAGCAAGGGGAACTTTAGGATACATGGCGCCGGAAGTTTTCTCTAGAAACTTCGGGAATGTATCTTATAAATCCGATATCTACAGTTATGGGATGCTATTGCTTGAGATGGTTGGAGGAAGAAAGAATACAAACATGAGTCAAGAAACATTTCAAGTTCTATATCCAAATTGGATACACAATTTGCTTGAAGGAGATGATACGTATATTCCAATCGACGATGATGGAGATTTTAAAATTGCAAAGAAACTGGCAATAGTGGGACTATGGTGCATCCAGTGGCACCCAGTACACCGTCCCTCCATGAAAAATGTAGTTCAAATGCTTGAAGCAGAGGAAGACAAGTTGAAAGTGCCACCAAATCCTTTTGAATCTACTGCTGCGACTAGTTCAAGTGCAATTATTCCAGCAAGATTCTTGAATTTGGAATTGGAAGTGATTCCAGAAACAGAATAA